In Anaerolineae bacterium, the sequence CCGGGACCGAGTACAAGCCCTCGCGGCGGTCGAAGTCCACGTCCTGGCAAGCGTAGATCAAGTCGAAGCCGGCGATCCACACTGCCACCACGAACCACAGCACCCAGGTTCCCGGCTCGAACCGGCCCGTCACTCCGATCCAGCCGCCGGCAGCGCCGGCCCCGTCGGTGATTCCCAGAACCCAGTGGCTCAGCCAGGTGAACCGCTTGGTGTAGGAGTAGCCGATGAGGAACACCAGCGCCACCGGGGCCAGCCTCCGGGTCAGCTCGTTTAGCCTCCAGGCCGCCAGCAGGTAGACCGCCAGGCTGACTGCCATCACTGCCAGCACTTCCGCCCTTCCCAGCCGCCCGCTGGTGAGGGGACGCCCGGCCGTGCGTCGGTTGCGCGCGTCCACGCGGGCATCTATCAGGCGATTGGCCGACATGGCCAGCGTGCGCGCCCCTGCCATGGCCAGCGTGATCCACAGGAACTGGCCCACCGTTGGCAGCCCCCGCGCCGCCAGCACCATCCCGGTGTAGGCGAAAGGCAGGGCGAAGACGGTGTGGGAGAACTTGACGTTCTCCAGCAGCAGCGCCAGGCGGCTAGAGGCCGTACTCACTCCAACGGTCCTCCACCAAGCGCTTGACCTCCTGGCTCATGACGATCTCTCGCGGCCACTCCCGGTCGAACCCGTCGCCCGAGTCCTTAGCAGTGGCGTCTATCCCCAGCTTGCCCCCATAGCCGGGCCTCAGGCTGGCGTGGTCCAGGTCGTCCACCGGCCCCTCCGCCAGGACCAGGTCCCGGGCGGGATCCACGCTGTTGCCCACCCGCCAGGCCACTTCCGACAGGTCATGGACGTTGACATGCTCGTCCACCACGATCAGGTTCTTGGCCAGCATCAATAGGCCCAGGCCCCACAGCCCATACATGATGCTGCGCACGTGGCCCGGGTAGCGCTTGCGCACGGACACGATGACCATGTTGTGGAAGACACCCTCCGCCGGCATGTTCATGTCCACCACGTCCGGCAGCATCAGGCGCACCAGGGGCAGGAACAGCCGCTCGGTGGCCTTCCCCATCCAGTAGTCCTCCATGGGCGGCCGGCCCACCACTGTCGCCGGGTAGATGGCGTCGCGACGGCGAGTCAGAGCGGTAAGGTGGAAGACGGGGTACAGACCGGCCAAGCTGTAGTAGCCGGTGTGATCGCCAAAGGGGCCCTCCAGCCGGCGCTCCCCTAGGTCCACGTAGCCCTCGAGGACGATCTCGGCATCCGCCGGCACCTCTAGGTCCACGCTCACGCACCTGACCATATCTACGCCGCGACCGCGGAGCCAGCCGGCCAGGAGCATCTCGTCTACGCCCTGGGGCAGGGGAGCGGAGGCGCAGTAGGTGATGGCAGGGTCCCCGCCCAAAGCGATAGCCGCCTCCAGCCGGCTCTCGCCCAGCCGCCGACCTTCCCGCTCGTGTTCCGCCCCTCCCTTATGCCTCTGCCAGTGCATTCCCAGGGTCCGCTCGTCAAAGACCTGCAGGCGGTACATCCCCACGTTGCGCCGGCCAGTGGCCGGGTCGCGGGTGATGACGGCCGGCAGGGTGATGTACCGCCCTCCGTCGTCGGGCCAGCACTTCAGTATAGGCAGGCCCTCGAGGCTAGGGCTGTCGGTCTGTATCACCTCCTGGCAGGGAGCGTCCTTTACCATCCGAGGCCCGGCTCGGGCGACGTCCAGCAGGTCGCCCAGGCGCCTGAGCTTACCCACCAGGCTGCCCGGGATCTCGGGGACCAGCATGCGCTCCAGGTTGGCGGTGAGGTCGTCTAGCTGCTCCACCCCCAGCGCCCAGGCCATCCGTTGGGCGGAGCCGAAGGCGTTGGTGAGCACCGGCATGGTGGAGCCGTGTACGTGCTCGAAAAGCAGGGCGAAATTGGCCGCGGCCGGCCCCTTGGACACCCGATCGGTGATCTCGGTGATCTCCAGGTTGGGAGACACCGGAGCCCGGATGCGCCTGACCTGGCCCTGCTGTTCGAGCCGCTGGATGAACTCGCGCAGGTCGCGATAGGCCATGACCTCGCCCTTCCCTCGCTAGTCCGACTGCTGACTCTCGATTGTAGCATCAGAGCCCGGGAGGGTCACGAATGACTTGGCTTCCGCAGCCGACCGTCAGCCCCACGGCGAGCGGCCGAAAGAGCTCAGGACGGAGGGCCGCCCACGCGAAGGAGCCCAGGCACCCAGCGTCCCCACCCTGGTTCCGTCGCCCGTGGGACTGCGGACTCCTTGCCGGAAAGAGCCAACTACCCCTCGAGGAGTTCGCGCGCCCACGCGAAGGAGCCCAGGCACCCAGCGTCCTCACCCTGGTCCCATCGCCCGTGGGACCGCGGACCCCTCGCCGGAAAGAGCCAACT encodes:
- a CDS encoding UbiA family prenyltransferase, giving the protein MALLLENVKFSHTVFALPFAYTGMVLAARGLPTVGQFLWITLAMAGARTLAMSANRLIDARVDARNRRTAGRPLTSGRLGRAEVLAVMAVSLAVYLLAAWRLNELTRRLAPVALVFLIGYSYTKRFTWLSHWVLGITDGAGAAGGWIGVTGRFEPGTWVLWFVVAVWIAGFDLIYACQDVDFDRREGLYSVPARFGLAAALNVARACHVLTAVGLLALGVMRGLGAFYWMTWAGASALLAYENCLVSPGDLSRLDVAFFNVNGYISVLVFVGVFLSLVVAG
- a CDS encoding menaquinone biosynthesis decarboxylase, with the translated sequence MAYRDLREFIQRLEQQGQVRRIRAPVSPNLEITEITDRVSKGPAAANFALLFEHVHGSTMPVLTNAFGSAQRMAWALGVEQLDDLTANLERMLVPEIPGSLVGKLRRLGDLLDVARAGPRMVKDAPCQEVIQTDSPSLEGLPILKCWPDDGGRYITLPAVITRDPATGRRNVGMYRLQVFDERTLGMHWQRHKGGAEHEREGRRLGESRLEAAIALGGDPAITYCASAPLPQGVDEMLLAGWLRGRGVDMVRCVSVDLEVPADAEIVLEGYVDLGERRLEGPFGDHTGYYSLAGLYPVFHLTALTRRRDAIYPATVVGRPPMEDYWMGKATERLFLPLVRLMLPDVVDMNMPAEGVFHNMVIVSVRKRYPGHVRSIMYGLWGLGLLMLAKNLIVVDEHVNVHDLSEVAWRVGNSVDPARDLVLAEGPVDDLDHASLRPGYGGKLGIDATAKDSGDGFDREWPREIVMSQEVKRLVEDRWSEYGL